Proteins encoded within one genomic window of Thermococcus celer Vu 13 = JCM 8558:
- a CDS encoding Hsp20/alpha crystallin family protein — protein MVWRRDRYWDPFDLMREIQEEIDAIFREAFRGPRLWSYREPGERYEFTSETWREPFADIFDRGDRFVITVELPGVRKEDIKLRVTEDTVYIEAQMRREKELEEEGAIRVERYYSGYRRAIRLPEEVIPEKTKARYNNGVLEIEIPKKSPKKEKGGFDVKIE, from the coding sequence ATGGTCTGGAGGAGGGACCGCTACTGGGACCCCTTCGACCTGATGAGGGAGATCCAGGAGGAGATCGACGCCATCTTCAGGGAAGCCTTCAGGGGTCCGAGACTCTGGAGCTACCGCGAGCCCGGCGAACGCTACGAGTTCACGAGCGAGACATGGAGGGAGCCCTTCGCCGACATCTTCGACCGCGGCGACAGGTTCGTCATAACCGTCGAGCTTCCAGGTGTCAGGAAGGAGGACATCAAGCTCCGCGTTACGGAGGACACCGTCTACATCGAGGCCCAGATGAGGCGCGAGAAGGAGCTCGAGGAAGAGGGAGCCATAAGGGTCGAGCGCTACTACAGCGGTTACAGGAGGGCCATAAGACTGCCCGAGGAGGTCATCCCTGAGAAGACCAAGGCGAGGTACAACAACGGCGTCCTCGAGATAGAGATCCCGAAGAAGTCCCCGAAGAAGGAGAAGGGGGGCTTCGACGTCAAGATCGAGTGA
- a CDS encoding CDC48 family AAA ATPase, with protein sequence MAERREIKLKVASAYQRDVGRGIVRIDRKSMREIGAQSGDIIEIIGTKNTAAVVWPAYPEDEGLGIIRMDGTLRKNAGVGLGDEVTVRKAEVKEAKKVIVAPTEPIRFGHDFVEWFHSRLIGRPVVRGDYIKVGILGQELTFVVTATTPAGIVQITEFTDFQVSEKPVKEVSKTAALGVTYEDIGGLKDVIQKVREMIELPLKHPEIFEKLGIEPPKGVLLYGPPGTGKTLLAKAVANEANAHFIAINGPEIMSKFYGESEERLREVFKEAEENAPSIIFIDEIDAIAPKREEVSGEVEKRVVSQLLTLMDGLKSRGKVVVIGATNRPDAIDPALRRPGRFDRELEVGVPDKAGRKEILQIHTRGMPIEPEFRKGKVIEILERLEMNDAYREGAERALMKVKKARDEEIPEILRNTDEKLYEEVKARLIDDLLEELAEVTHGFVGADLAALAREAAMAALRRLINEGRIDFEAEHIPKEVLEELKVTRRDFYEALKMVEPSALREVLLEVPNVHWDDVGGLEEVKEELREAVEWPLKYPEAFLGLGITPPKGILLYGPPGTGKTLLAKAVANESEANFIAIKGPEVLSKWVGESEKNIREIFRKARQAAPTVIFIDEIDAIAPRRGTDVNRVTDRLINQLLTEMDGIQENSGVVIIGATNRPDIIDPALLRPGRFDRLILVPAPDEKARLEILKVHTRRVPLADDVKLEELARKTEGYTGADIEAVVREAAMLAMRRALQEGIIRPGMKADEIRSKVKVTMRDFEEAMKKIGPSVSKETMEYYRRIQEQFKQSRGA encoded by the coding sequence ATGGCCGAAAGGAGGGAGATCAAGCTCAAGGTTGCCTCTGCCTACCAGCGCGATGTGGGCAGGGGAATAGTTAGGATAGACAGGAAATCCATGCGCGAGATAGGTGCCCAGAGCGGTGATATCATCGAGATAATAGGGACCAAGAACACCGCCGCCGTCGTCTGGCCGGCCTATCCGGAGGACGAGGGGCTTGGAATCATCAGGATGGACGGAACCCTCAGGAAGAACGCCGGCGTTGGCCTCGGGGACGAGGTCACGGTGAGGAAGGCGGAGGTCAAGGAGGCGAAGAAGGTAATCGTCGCCCCGACCGAGCCGATCCGCTTCGGGCACGACTTCGTGGAGTGGTTCCACAGCAGGCTCATAGGCAGACCCGTCGTCAGGGGTGACTACATCAAGGTCGGCATACTCGGTCAGGAGCTGACCTTCGTGGTAACCGCGACGACCCCCGCGGGTATAGTCCAGATAACGGAGTTCACGGACTTCCAGGTCAGCGAGAAGCCCGTCAAGGAGGTCAGCAAGACCGCCGCTTTAGGGGTTACCTACGAGGACATCGGTGGCCTCAAGGACGTTATCCAGAAGGTCAGGGAGATGATAGAGCTCCCGCTCAAGCACCCGGAGATATTCGAGAAGCTCGGCATCGAGCCGCCGAAGGGGGTGCTCCTCTACGGTCCGCCTGGAACGGGTAAGACGCTCTTAGCCAAGGCAGTCGCGAACGAGGCTAACGCCCACTTCATAGCCATCAACGGGCCCGAGATAATGAGCAAGTTCTACGGAGAGAGCGAGGAGAGGCTTAGGGAGGTCTTCAAGGAGGCCGAGGAGAACGCTCCAAGTATAATCTTCATCGACGAGATTGATGCGATAGCCCCGAAGAGGGAGGAGGTTTCCGGGGAGGTCGAGAAGCGCGTCGTTTCGCAGTTGCTCACGCTGATGGACGGCCTCAAGAGCCGCGGAAAGGTGGTCGTCATAGGCGCTACCAACAGGCCGGACGCGATAGACCCAGCTTTGAGGAGGCCCGGAAGGTTCGACAGGGAGCTTGAGGTCGGCGTTCCGGACAAAGCCGGCAGGAAGGAGATACTCCAGATACACACGAGGGGAATGCCAATCGAGCCGGAGTTCAGGAAGGGCAAGGTCATCGAGATACTCGAGAGGCTCGAGATGAACGACGCCTACCGCGAGGGCGCAGAGAGGGCGCTGATGAAGGTCAAGAAGGCCAGGGACGAGGAGATACCGGAGATACTGAGGAACACCGACGAGAAACTCTACGAGGAGGTCAAGGCGAGGCTCATCGACGACCTGCTCGAGGAGCTGGCGGAGGTCACCCACGGTTTCGTCGGTGCCGACCTTGCGGCGCTCGCCAGGGAGGCGGCCATGGCGGCCCTCAGGAGGCTCATCAACGAGGGCAGGATAGACTTCGAGGCCGAGCACATACCCAAGGAGGTCCTCGAGGAACTGAAGGTAACGAGGAGGGACTTCTACGAGGCGCTCAAGATGGTGGAGCCGAGCGCCCTCAGGGAGGTCCTGCTCGAGGTTCCGAACGTCCACTGGGACGACGTCGGCGGCCTCGAAGAAGTGAAGGAGGAGCTCCGCGAGGCGGTGGAGTGGCCGCTCAAGTACCCAGAGGCCTTCCTCGGACTCGGCATAACCCCGCCCAAGGGAATACTGCTCTACGGTCCTCCAGGAACGGGTAAGACGCTCCTGGCTAAGGCCGTTGCCAACGAGAGTGAGGCGAACTTCATAGCCATCAAGGGTCCGGAGGTGCTGAGCAAGTGGGTCGGTGAGAGCGAGAAGAACATCAGGGAGATCTTCAGGAAGGCGAGGCAGGCGGCGCCGACGGTGATATTCATCGACGAGATCGACGCAATAGCCCCGAGGAGGGGCACGGACGTGAACCGCGTCACGGACAGGCTCATCAATCAACTGCTGACGGAGATGGATGGAATACAGGAGAACAGCGGGGTCGTCATCATAGGCGCCACCAACAGGCCGGACATCATAGACCCTGCCCTGCTGAGGCCTGGAAGATTCGACAGGCTGATACTGGTTCCGGCTCCGGACGAGAAGGCGAGGCTGGAGATACTCAAGGTGCACACGAGACGCGTCCCCCTGGCGGACGACGTAAAGCTCGAGGAACTCGCCAGGAAGACCGAGGGTTACACGGGAGCTGACATCGAGGCCGTGGTCAGGGAGGCCGCGATGCTGGCAATGAGGAGGGCACTCCAGGAGGGCATCATAAGGCCCGGCATGAAGGCCGACGAGATAAGGAGCAAAGTGAAGGTGACGATGAGGGACTTCGAGGAGGCGATGAAGAAGATCGGGCCCAGCGTAAGCAAAGAAACCATGGAGTACTACAGGAGGATCCAGGAGCAGTTCAAGCAGTCGCGCGGGGCATGA
- a CDS encoding M67 family metallopeptidase, with translation MKLIIRLEDLKAIIKTAKRSAVEICGFLFGRRKRDGFIVEEVRFVPNRLNSPMAFEMEPVEMVKAIDEAEERALEVVGIFHSHVGCPPVPSGRDLKGMRLWPVVWLIVDDNGNYGAYVLEDGKVRRIPVGFNVESTLDG, from the coding sequence ATGAAACTGATAATTCGACTGGAGGATTTAAAGGCGATTATCAAAACGGCAAAAAGGAGCGCCGTTGAGATCTGTGGTTTCCTCTTCGGGAGGCGAAAAAGGGACGGGTTCATCGTCGAGGAGGTTCGCTTCGTTCCCAACAGGCTGAACTCCCCGATGGCCTTCGAGATGGAGCCGGTTGAGATGGTCAAGGCCATAGACGAGGCCGAGGAGAGAGCCCTTGAGGTCGTCGGAATATTCCACTCACACGTTGGATGCCCGCCGGTTCCGAGTGGAAGGGATCTGAAGGGGATGCGGCTCTGGCCGGTCGTCTGGCTGATAGTCGACGATAACGGCAACTACGGAGCCTACGTGCTGGAAGATGGAAAGGTGAGGAGGATTCCCGTAGGTTTCAATGTGGAGTCCACTTTAGATGGCTAA
- the mobB gene encoding molybdopterin-guanine dinucleotide biosynthesis protein B, with amino-acid sequence MRGVAFVGYKKSGKTTTLEAVARVLKERGYRVAVAKSMHADFDREGSDTWRFSMVADEVLVRANDTDALLFKAKDINALFSMVSADFLLIEGFKSITHVPKVICARNEEDVRELNDGRAVAVSGVIASTGVEEVGGLPVINAVENPEELADLVEKRAFMLPNIDCGLCGFNCAEMTRMIVGGEKTLRDCVVLSSKPRVTVKIDGEILPMKDWVQELVEKTVKGMLSAMKGYREGRMIEIVIRDD; translated from the coding sequence ATGAGGGGCGTTGCGTTCGTGGGCTACAAGAAGAGCGGAAAGACCACCACCCTCGAGGCCGTTGCTCGGGTTTTGAAGGAGAGGGGCTACCGCGTTGCGGTGGCCAAGAGCATGCACGCCGATTTCGACAGGGAGGGGAGCGACACGTGGAGGTTCTCAATGGTCGCCGACGAGGTTCTCGTGAGGGCGAACGACACAGACGCGCTCCTCTTCAAGGCAAAGGACATCAACGCCCTCTTCTCAATGGTCTCGGCGGACTTCCTCCTGATAGAGGGGTTCAAATCGATAACGCACGTCCCGAAGGTGATATGCGCGAGAAACGAGGAGGATGTTAGGGAGCTCAACGATGGGCGGGCCGTAGCGGTGAGCGGGGTAATAGCGTCAACGGGAGTCGAGGAGGTGGGCGGCCTGCCGGTCATCAACGCCGTGGAGAACCCGGAGGAACTGGCGGACCTCGTAGAGAAGCGCGCCTTCATGCTCCCGAACATAGACTGTGGCCTCTGCGGCTTCAACTGCGCCGAGATGACGAGGATGATAGTGGGGGGTGAGAAAACGCTCAGGGACTGCGTCGTCCTCAGCTCGAAGCCGAGGGTTACGGTGAAGATAGACGGAGAGATTCTGCCGATGAAGGACTGGGTGCAGGAGCTGGTAGAGAAGACCGTGAAGGGCATGCTCTCCGCGATGAAGGGCTACCGCGAGGGAAGGATGATAGAGATAGTAATCAGGGACGACTGA
- a CDS encoding LSm family protein → MGEKAYLLDRTLEAWKGKRVALAVSSEQSFTGILEDFDEEVIVVRDVLDIVGNRAKALMVKIDDLNWIMLL, encoded by the coding sequence ATGGGAGAGAAGGCATATCTCCTCGACAGAACCCTTGAGGCGTGGAAGGGGAAGAGGGTGGCCCTCGCGGTCAGCAGCGAGCAATCGTTCACCGGGATCCTCGAGGACTTCGACGAGGAGGTCATAGTCGTTCGCGACGTACTTGACATAGTGGGGAACAGGGCGAAGGCGCTCATGGTCAAGATAGACGACCTCAACTGGATAATGCTGCTCTGA
- a CDS encoding 6-hydroxymethylpterin diphosphokinase MptE-like protein — translation MRWEDWKPFYTRIVREMGYSVEEDRKAAELLRALLLEGDEYILRDELAAVVGRKVYVFGAGPSLENALREGDFSDGTLIAADGATSALLAAGLVPDIIVTDLDGRISDIKLANDRGAFLAVHAHGDNVKKISVYVPMFSRILGTCQTEPLDVVYNFGGFTDGDRAAFLAEELGAREITLVGFDFGTVVGRWSKPRLKEHSPVWESKRKKFEFAKELLDWLEKNGRARITRFRPDP, via the coding sequence ATGAGATGGGAAGATTGGAAGCCGTTCTACACGCGAATCGTCCGCGAGATGGGCTACTCGGTCGAGGAGGACAGAAAAGCCGCGGAGCTGTTGAGGGCGTTGCTCCTCGAGGGAGATGAGTACATCCTGAGGGACGAGTTAGCGGCCGTCGTCGGGAGAAAGGTCTACGTCTTCGGCGCCGGTCCGAGCCTTGAGAACGCTTTGAGGGAAGGCGACTTCTCGGATGGGACGCTGATAGCGGCCGACGGGGCGACCTCGGCTCTCCTCGCGGCAGGCCTCGTCCCGGACATCATCGTCACCGACCTCGACGGCAGGATTTCGGACATAAAGCTGGCCAACGATAGGGGGGCTTTTCTGGCCGTCCACGCCCACGGGGACAACGTGAAAAAGATATCCGTTTACGTGCCCATGTTCTCGAGGATCCTTGGAACGTGTCAGACCGAGCCCCTGGACGTGGTCTACAACTTCGGTGGCTTCACGGACGGCGACAGGGCGGCGTTTCTCGCAGAGGAGCTCGGTGCGAGGGAGATAACTCTGGTCGGGTTCGACTTCGGAACGGTCGTGGGCAGGTGGAGCAAACCGCGCCTTAAGGAGCACTCGCCGGTCTGGGAGAGCAAGAGGAAGAAGTTCGAGTTCGCGAAGGAGCTCCTCGACTGGCTCGAGAAAAATGGGAGGGCGAGGATAACCCGCTTTAGACCAGATCCCTGA
- a CDS encoding Mut7-C RNAse domain-containing protein produces the protein MRFVADMMLGRLARWLRLYGYDTLYGIEDDDEILEVARRDGRVILTRDAGLAGRAKKLGVAVILLGSNSLEGQVGELRKHGIEFRELFPANARCPKCNGRIRPVLKEDVRGRVPEGVYRRYDEFYICENCGQVYWPGRQWKEMVKIDKKLRKA, from the coding sequence ATGAGGTTCGTAGCGGACATGATGCTCGGCCGGCTCGCGAGGTGGCTTCGCCTGTACGGCTACGACACGCTCTACGGCATCGAGGACGACGACGAGATACTCGAAGTTGCCAGGAGGGATGGGCGGGTCATCCTCACCCGGGACGCGGGACTGGCGGGTAGGGCCAAAAAGCTCGGCGTTGCCGTAATACTGCTCGGCTCGAACTCCCTCGAGGGGCAGGTTGGGGAACTAAGAAAACACGGAATTGAGTTCAGGGAGCTCTTTCCGGCGAACGCCCGCTGTCCGAAGTGCAACGGACGGATAAGGCCCGTCCTCAAAGAGGACGTCAGGGGCAGAGTTCCAGAGGGCGTCTATCGGAGGTACGACGAGTTCTACATCTGCGAGAACTGCGGTCAGGTCTACTGGCCGGGGAGACAGTGGAAGGAGATGGTAAAAATCGATAAAAAGCTGAGAAAGGCCTAA
- a CDS encoding HEPN domain-containing protein codes for MRRSEDYLELANEAFEREKYETAVFLAKQALQLYLKAIMVKYSNVRLRTHSIGVLLKAVSEALNSSEEVEGFVREKGRLLKGEGRAGA; via the coding sequence CTGAGGCGCTCGGAGGATTACCTCGAGCTGGCGAACGAGGCCTTTGAACGTGAGAAATACGAGACCGCGGTTTTCCTCGCGAAGCAGGCCCTTCAGCTTTACCTCAAGGCCATCATGGTAAAGTACTCCAATGTGAGGCTCAGAACTCATTCGATAGGGGTCCTCCTGAAGGCCGTGAGTGAGGCGCTTAACTCCAGCGAGGAGGTTGAGGGGTTTGTGAGGGAAAAGGGGAGGCTGTTAAAGGGAGAGGGCCGAGCTGGAGCTTAG
- a CDS encoding MBL fold metallo-hydrolase gives MLVYFIGTGGSEGIPAHLCTCPTCSEARKFGFAQRKPSTLAVITENKRAVLFDVGTDIRDHLNVPLEAIFLTHWHHDHIYGLYKLRWMAMETPLYAPSGHADALILREPKNLRPGTIKPGDTVEIDTLRITALRLNHGVETLGYLIEEDGREVAILYDTKGLPGETEELLRSKVPLRLAIVDATYPPETDDPYHNNVDEAAEMGLKLAERTVLSHVSHKNLPFLELTEYVRKKWGNRVLVAYDGMVFYV, from the coding sequence GTGCTCGTCTACTTCATCGGCACCGGCGGAAGCGAGGGCATTCCCGCCCACCTCTGCACCTGCCCCACTTGCAGCGAGGCGCGGAAATTCGGCTTCGCGCAGAGAAAACCCTCAACCCTCGCCGTGATCACGGAAAACAAAAGGGCGGTTCTCTTCGACGTTGGGACGGACATAAGGGACCACCTCAACGTTCCGCTGGAGGCGATCTTCCTGACGCACTGGCACCACGACCACATCTACGGCCTCTACAAGCTCCGCTGGATGGCTATGGAAACACCCCTCTACGCCCCCTCCGGGCACGCCGACGCTCTGATCCTCCGCGAGCCCAAGAACCTCAGGCCGGGGACGATAAAACCCGGGGACACCGTTGAGATCGACACCCTGAGGATCACCGCGTTGAGGCTCAACCACGGGGTCGAGACCCTCGGGTACCTGATAGAAGAGGACGGTAGGGAAGTGGCGATCCTCTACGACACTAAGGGTTTGCCCGGGGAGACGGAGGAGCTCCTTAGATCTAAAGTCCCCCTCAGGCTGGCGATAGTGGATGCAACGTACCCACCGGAAACGGACGATCCGTACCACAACAACGTCGATGAGGCGGCGGAGATGGGCCTCAAACTGGCGGAGAGGACGGTTCTCAGCCACGTATCCCACAAGAACCTGCCCTTCCTCGAACTGACCGAGTACGTGAGGAAGAAGTGGGGGAACAGAGTCCTGGTCGCCTACGACGGCATGGTGTTCTACGTCTAA
- a CDS encoding nitroreductase family protein: protein MRVLELARRRKTVREFLPDRPPKEDILKAIEAAKEAPSGMNAQPWRFVIIDDDWMKGKIRELCEREEEKFYSRTRGDLMAWLNAKGFRPEKPFLSEAPYLILIFGHTKAPYWLQSTWIAVGYLLLALEELGLGTVTYTPPNPRPIEEFLRAPQDYKLQTILPVGYPADPKPKYERKGLEDVVSFNGF from the coding sequence ATGCGCGTTCTCGAGCTGGCGAGGAGACGAAAGACCGTCAGGGAGTTTCTGCCGGATAGACCCCCCAAGGAAGATATTCTGAAGGCGATAGAAGCCGCCAAAGAGGCCCCCTCCGGGATGAACGCCCAGCCCTGGAGGTTCGTGATCATCGACGACGACTGGATGAAGGGTAAAATACGGGAGCTCTGCGAGAGAGAGGAGGAGAAGTTCTACTCCAGAACGCGGGGCGACCTGATGGCCTGGCTGAACGCGAAGGGCTTCAGGCCTGAGAAACCCTTCCTGAGCGAGGCGCCCTACCTGATACTCATCTTTGGGCACACGAAGGCACCGTACTGGCTTCAGTCAACGTGGATAGCGGTCGGCTACCTCCTCCTGGCCCTCGAAGAACTCGGCCTCGGGACGGTGACGTACACCCCACCGAACCCCAGACCAATAGAGGAGTTCCTCAGGGCTCCCCAGGATTACAAACTCCAGACCATCCTGCCCGTCGGTTACCCAGCTGACCCCAAGCCGAAGTACGAGCGGAAGGGGCTGGAGGACGTCGTGTCATTCAACGGCTTCTGA
- a CDS encoding protein-tyrosine phosphatase family protein, producing MWRSAKFVDENVAFSRMPVRSEVDGVARAFDAIVVLVEEFELPYPLEEWRKRGVEVLHSPISDFSAPSVDRLLEILRWIEERVGEGKKVLIHCMGGLGRSGTVAVAWLMYSEGLSLREALRRVRSLRPGAVETYEQMGVLRELEKLLRSR from the coding sequence GTGTGGCGGTCCGCGAAGTTCGTCGATGAGAACGTCGCCTTCTCCCGGATGCCGGTGCGGAGTGAGGTTGACGGGGTGGCGAGGGCCTTCGACGCCATCGTTGTGCTCGTCGAGGAGTTTGAGCTCCCCTACCCGCTGGAGGAGTGGAGGAAGAGGGGCGTCGAGGTTCTCCACAGCCCCATTTCGGATTTCTCCGCCCCCTCCGTTGACCGGCTCCTCGAAATCCTCCGGTGGATAGAGGAAAGGGTTGGAGAAGGGAAGAAGGTTTTAATACACTGCATGGGCGGCCTCGGGAGGAGCGGGACGGTGGCGGTGGCGTGGCTGATGTACTCGGAAGGGCTGTCCCTGCGCGAGGCCCTGAGGAGGGTCCGCTCCCTGAGGCCCGGTGCCGTGGAGACCTACGAGCAGATGGGGGTTCTGAGAGAGCTGGAGAAACTCCTCAGAAGCCGTTGA
- a CDS encoding carbon-nitrogen hydrolase family protein — MKVVLVPMRVEDGNFNANWEEFQRRFNEALSHEPDFVVFPEYSLTGFVEWDFSGAELYGGIVERVSELARKAGVYVVFGLLEPYKRCVYNSALLVGRNGEVLLKHRKFQEPMGFCTGNTVKTARTEFGRVAIIICGDLYNKRVLKWIKRKRPDYVFVPMEYSPDHGEPNGEDVEVMAGRVGLLSAGTFVVNSYPPGGAWVFDGDGRLLAETSGEELLVWEDRG; from the coding sequence ATGAAGGTAGTCCTGGTGCCGATGCGTGTTGAGGACGGGAACTTCAACGCGAACTGGGAGGAGTTCCAGCGGCGCTTCAACGAGGCTTTGAGTCACGAGCCCGACTTCGTGGTCTTTCCGGAGTACTCCCTGACGGGCTTCGTCGAGTGGGACTTCAGCGGGGCGGAGCTCTACGGTGGGATAGTGGAGCGGGTGAGTGAACTGGCCAGAAAGGCGGGGGTTTACGTGGTCTTCGGCCTCCTGGAACCCTACAAGCGTTGCGTCTATAACTCGGCCCTGCTCGTCGGGAGGAACGGCGAGGTTCTCCTCAAGCACCGCAAGTTCCAGGAGCCGATGGGCTTCTGCACGGGCAACACGGTAAAGACCGCGAGGACGGAGTTCGGGAGGGTGGCGATAATCATCTGCGGGGACCTCTACAACAAGCGCGTATTGAAGTGGATCAAACGCAAAAGACCCGATTACGTCTTCGTGCCGATGGAGTACTCGCCGGACCACGGTGAGCCAAACGGGGAGGACGTTGAGGTGATGGCTGGGAGGGTCGGGCTCCTCTCGGCCGGAACCTTCGTCGTGAACAGCTATCCCCCGGGCGGGGCGTGGGTCTTCGATGGGGACGGAAGACTCCTGGCAGAAACGTCGGGGGAGGAACTCCTTGTGTGGGAGGATAGAGGGTGA
- a CDS encoding GNAT family N-acetyltransferase codes for MEPIIREARPGDRPFIEEIARLTWGGEDYLARVFDEWLGDNFYVLELDGKVVGTAKLTLLPGEVGWLEGLRVHRDYRGKGYGRMLHDFMLELGKKLALEGRIEALEFATYFLNRESIAMARKTGFHLRAKFFVLGARSRDFEPEEPERVEPTLEDLPFGLIPVGWRFVRRGEDALEWIRKNAEFYDLNGFRFLVSKGGTTFTSLDTGPATLRAMLPGMSWVARERGKEEFDVMLPSGLRPVLPGLKRLGLFLWDETEEPNVLVFRKGMV; via the coding sequence ATGGAACCCATTATCAGAGAGGCCAGACCCGGGGATAGGCCCTTCATCGAGGAGATAGCGAGGCTGACCTGGGGCGGGGAGGACTACCTCGCGAGGGTCTTCGATGAGTGGCTCGGCGATAACTTCTACGTCCTCGAGCTCGATGGGAAGGTCGTCGGAACGGCGAAGCTGACGCTCCTGCCAGGGGAGGTCGGCTGGCTCGAAGGCCTGAGGGTGCACCGGGACTACAGGGGAAAAGGCTACGGGAGGATGCTTCACGACTTCATGCTGGAGCTGGGCAAAAAACTCGCCCTCGAGGGAAGGATAGAGGCCCTGGAGTTCGCAACGTACTTCCTGAATAGGGAGAGCATCGCGATGGCCCGGAAAACCGGTTTCCACCTGAGGGCGAAGTTCTTCGTCCTCGGGGCGAGGAGCAGGGACTTCGAGCCCGAGGAGCCAGAGAGGGTGGAACCAACACTCGAAGACCTGCCCTTCGGCCTCATTCCGGTCGGCTGGAGGTTCGTGAGGAGGGGCGAGGATGCACTGGAGTGGATCAGGAAGAACGCGGAGTTCTACGACCTCAACGGCTTCCGCTTCCTCGTCTCAAAGGGTGGAACTACTTTCACCTCCCTCGATACAGGTCCTGCAACGCTGAGGGCCATGCTCCCGGGGATGAGCTGGGTGGCCCGGGAGAGGGGAAAAGAGGAGTTCGACGTCATGCTTCCCAGCGGGCTCAGGCCCGTTCTTCCCGGACTGAAAAGGCTCGGCCTCTTCCTGTGGGACGAAACGGAGGAGCCGAACGTGCTGGTGTTCAGGAAGGGGATGGTCTGA